A window of Chloroflexi bacterium ADurb.Bin180 genomic DNA:
TCGGAGTCTACCTACCGGCTGGCGCCAGAGCGGCTGCAGGATCCCAGGCACAGCTTTCTCACAAGCGTCTCGATGGCCTTGACCTGAGAGGCGTCGAGCTGCCCTATGCGAACTGCTGTGGGCTCTGCTGTCAGCACCAGGACCTGTCCGGCGCAAACCTGCAAGGCAGTCTGCTGGTCGATGCGGACCTCACCGGAAGCGTGCTGCGTGGCGCCAATCTGAGGGATGCGGACCTCTCGCGTTCACAGCTTGTCGGTTGCGACCTTCGCGATGCGGACCTGACGGGGGCCGACCTGGAGAACGCGGACCTGCGCGACGCTGACCTGACAGGAGCAATTCTGAAGGACGCCAGGTGGAACGGCGCCTATGTCAAGCTCCCAGGAGTCGAGAGTGTGGAAAATGTGGGCGACGTGCAACAGCAGACGGGAGATCGCCAAGTACGAACGCGGAGAGGTTCGTAG
This region includes:
- the spkB gene encoding Serine/threonine-protein kinase B, whose translation is MSLPEKSATPLHRPHPVRYEMMSLLMDKNPLPRDEFDAQLAAHTAFIGAGGGGGRWETFVTGGGFELGVVLGVYLPAGARAAAGSQAQLSHKRLDGLDLRGVELPYANCCGLCCQHQDLSGANLQGSLLVDADLTGSVLRGANLRDADLSRSQLVGCDLRDADLTGADLENADLRDADLTGAILKDARWNGAYVKLPGVESVENVGDVQQQTGDRQVRTRRGS